The following are encoded in a window of Scophthalmus maximus strain ysfricsl-2021 chromosome 6, ASM2237912v1, whole genome shotgun sequence genomic DNA:
- the tnnt2b gene encoding troponin T, cardiac muscle isoforms isoform X4: MSDTEDAACDGQAEAGEENEGDEVKPKTKPGFVPGLVPLKIPDGEKVDFDDIHRKRMEKDLTELKTLIEAHFDKRKKEEEELLSLTDRIEKRRSERADQMKIRADRDRDRQNKLAEEKARKEEGEAKKKADDDARKKLILSNLSFTGYKTQTGPKRVTEREKKKKILNDRRKELNVDHMKEEKLREKAKEMWEWLRQLEAEKFELQYKCMKQKYEVTVLRNRVSDHQKISKGSRSKRGLRK; encoded by the exons CAGAGGCTGGAGAGGAAAACGAAGGAG ACGAGGTGAAGCCCAAGACAAA GCCTGGTTTCGTGCCCGGCCTGGTGCCTCTAAAGATCCCAGATGGAGAAAAAGTGGACTTTGAC GACATCCATCGCAAGCGGATGGAGAAGGACCTGACGGAGCTCAAGACCCTGATCGAGGCTCACTTTGACAAGCgcaagaaggaggaggaggagctgctcagcCTCACGGATCGCATT GAGAAACGCAGGTCCGAGCGAGCTGATCAGATGAAGATCAGGGCCGACAGAGACAGGGATCGGCAGAACAAGTTAGCT GAAGAGAAAgcaaggaaagaggagggagaggccaAGAAGAAAGCAGACGACGATGCGAGGAAGAAGCTGATTCTGTCCAACCTGAGCTTCACCGGATACAAA ACGCAGACCGGGCCGAAAAGAGtcacggagagagaaaagaagaagaagatcctCAACGACCGACGCAAGGAGTTAAACGTTGATCacatgaaggaggagaaacTCAG GGAGAAGGCCAAGGAGATGTGGGAGTGGTTGCGCcagctggaggcagagaaaTTTGAACTTCAGTATAAGTGCATGAAGCAGAAGTATGAG GTCACCGTGCTGAGAAACCGGGTCAGCGATCATCAGAAAAT CTCCAAGGGAAGCAGGAGCAAGCGAGGCCTGCGCAAGTGA
- the tnnt2b gene encoding troponin T, cardiac muscle isoforms isoform X5, protein MSDTEDAACDGQEAGEENEGDEVKPKTKPGFVPGLVPLKIPDGEKVDFDDIHRKRMEKDLTELKTLIEAHFDKRKKEEEELLSLTDRIEKRRSERADQMKIRADRDRDRQNKLAEEKARKEEGEAKKKADDDARKKLILSNLSFTGYKTQTGPKRVTEREKKKKILNDRRKELNVDHMKEEKLREKAKEMWEWLRQLEAEKFELQYKCMKQKYEVTVLRNRVSDHQKISKGSRSKRGLRK, encoded by the exons AGGCTGGAGAGGAAAACGAAGGAG ACGAGGTGAAGCCCAAGACAAA GCCTGGTTTCGTGCCCGGCCTGGTGCCTCTAAAGATCCCAGATGGAGAAAAAGTGGACTTTGAC GACATCCATCGCAAGCGGATGGAGAAGGACCTGACGGAGCTCAAGACCCTGATCGAGGCTCACTTTGACAAGCgcaagaaggaggaggaggagctgctcagcCTCACGGATCGCATT GAGAAACGCAGGTCCGAGCGAGCTGATCAGATGAAGATCAGGGCCGACAGAGACAGGGATCGGCAGAACAAGTTAGCT GAAGAGAAAgcaaggaaagaggagggagaggccaAGAAGAAAGCAGACGACGATGCGAGGAAGAAGCTGATTCTGTCCAACCTGAGCTTCACCGGATACAAA ACGCAGACCGGGCCGAAAAGAGtcacggagagagaaaagaagaagaagatcctCAACGACCGACGCAAGGAGTTAAACGTTGATCacatgaaggaggagaaacTCAG GGAGAAGGCCAAGGAGATGTGGGAGTGGTTGCGCcagctggaggcagagaaaTTTGAACTTCAGTATAAGTGCATGAAGCAGAAGTATGAG GTCACCGTGCTGAGAAACCGGGTCAGCGATCATCAGAAAAT CTCCAAGGGAAGCAGGAGCAAGCGAGGCCTGCGCAAGTGA
- the pkp1b gene encoding plakophilin-1 isoform X2, translated as MTSLDPLKSVISLGNVDDTSLALPSGNQSRSGHQRVLEQVQTMRRSRSRHSSSGRSASSGGRSASTSMSPTSPLYDPVFLEPFKSQSDAANGSVFVGNGVSKTLNAEKSVKRQVVINCKESAVERNPAAAAYHNGRSYTVTAGQTKTSRSEPDLAWQRSPSKRSVPLRGFVSGKGTNRAERTTSQIITSTWKTLPNRGQESQTDGAFKALSKLSVAEGTSKNKVHSGTNGHSGVADITMKEAVEYLSNSGDTFQHCGASYIQHNTFIDDKAKEEVLKLNGIPPLVALLRSPKSQVCQTASAALRNLSFKSNSTKEAIHRRGGITEAVALLRDTDSVELQKQLTGLLWNLSSANELKPDLLKSALPVLMERVILPYTTGPDRTDSNSQDPEILFHATGCLRNLSSANQNNRQVMRKCRGLVDSLVSYVTDCVEAGRPDDKSVENCVCVLHNLTFQLEAEAPTLFSRITALARTVDRSQSHDDVGPISCFSPQSKSAEHEDHFDYPVVEDPQPSGAGWLFHSKTLESYLNLLASSQRDDTLEACFGTLQNLTGHGGVVSRVMSQTIVHKLNGLQVITPHLKSNKIVLQRNAVALVGNLTKNPGLHSPIARKALPELVNIITAGSGVGYECDDTLSMACRTANSLFVKEPEAGKRLLNITLMNALKNLSQSDNRPKSRKEASLLLCSLWSDKDLQSFMKKQGIRKSSFVNDLTLSALKSVQVVK; from the exons atgacgagcCTGGATCCCCTGAAATCCGTCATTTCCCTCGGGAACGTGGACGACACCTCGCTGGCCCTGCCGTCCGGGAACCAGAGCAGGTCCGGCCACCAGCGCGTCCTGGAGCAAGTGCAGACGATGAGGAGAAGCAGGTCGAGGCACTCGAGCAGCGGCAGGAGCGCGTCCAGCGGCGGCAGGAGCGCGTCCACCTCCATGTCCCCGACCA GCCCTTTGTACGACCCCGTGTTCCTGGAGCCTTTCAAGTCTCAGTCGGACGCGGCTAATGGAAGTGTTTTCGTCGGCAATGGCGTGTCTAAAACC CTCAACGCTGAGAAGAGCGTGAAGAGGCAAGTCGTCATCAACTGCAAGGAATCTGCCGTCGAGAGGAATCCAGCAGCCGCTGCCTACCACAACGGGAGGAGTTACACCGTGACTGCCGGTCAAACCAAAACCAGCCGCAGCGAGCCCGACTTGGCGTGGCAGCGCTCGCCGTCCAAGCGCTCCGTTCCCCTGCGGGGATTCGTCTCCGGCAAGGGCACCAACAGGGCAGAAAGGACCACCAGTCAGATTATCACCTCCACATGGAAAACTCTGCCCAACCGGGGCCAAGAGAGCCAAACCGATGGCGCTTTCAAAGCGCTTTCAAAGCTTTCGGTCGCCGAGGGTACGTCCAAGAACAAAGTACATTCTGG AACAAACGGCCACAGTGGAGTTGCAGATATCACTATGAAGGAGGCTGTGGAGTATCTGTCCAACAGCGGCGACACGTTTCAGCACTGTGGCGCGTCCTACATCCAGCACAACACTTTCATTGACGACAAGGCTAAAGAGGAG GTGTTGAAGCTCAACGGGATCCCTCCTCTGGTGGCTCTGCTGCGCAGCCCCAAGTCGCAGGTCTGCCAAACGGCCTCCGCTGCCCTCCGTAACCTGTCCTTCAAAAGCAACAGTACCAAGGAGGCCATACATCGCAGGGGCGGCATCACGGAGGCCGTGGCCCTGCTCAGAGACACGGATTCTGTCGAGCTGCAGAAACAGCTGACAG gtctCCTGTGGAACTTGTCCTCTGCGAACGAGCTGAAGCCCGACCTGCTGAAGAGTGCCTTGCCGGTCTTGATGGAGCGCGTGATCCTGCCTTACACTACAGGTCCCGACCGGACCGACAGTAACAGCCAAGACCCTGAGATCTTGTTTCACGCCACCGGATGTCTAAG AAACCTGAGCAGCGCCAACCAAAACAACAGGCAGGTGATGAGAAAATGCCGAGGCTTGGTCGACTCGTTGGTCAGTTACGTGACCGACTGCGTGGAAGCGGGACGACCCGATGACAAg TCTGTAGAAAACTGCGTGTGCGTCCTGCACAACCTGACGTTTCAGCTGGAGGCCGAGGCGCCGACTCTGTTCAGCAGGATCACGGCTCTGGCCAGGACCGTCGACAGGAGCCAAAGCCACGACGACGTCGGCCCCATCAGCTGCTTCAGTCCGCAGAGCAAATCGGCAGAACACGAG GATCACTTTGACTACCCGGTGGTCGAGGATCCGCAGCCCAGCGGGGCGGGCTGGCTGTTCCACTCCAAAACTCTGGAGAGTTACCTGAATCTGCTCGCCTCCAGCCAGCGAGACGACACGCTGGAAGCCTGTTTTGGAACGCTGCAGAACCTCACGGGGCACGGAGGCGTC GTCTCCAGAGTAATGAGCCAGACCATTGTGCACAAGCTGAATGGCCTGCAGGTTATAACCCCGCATTTGAAGTCCAACAAGATCGTCTTACAGAGGAATGCTGTGGCTTTGGTGGGAAACTTGACCAAGAACCCAGGCCTGCACAGTCCCATAG CCCGTAAAGCTCTGCCAGAGCTGGTGAACATCATCACCGCAGGCAGCGGTGTGGGGTACGAGTGCGACGACACTCTGTCCATGGCCTGTCGTACCGCCAACAGCCTGTTCGTGAAGGAGCCGGAGGCGGGCAAACGGCTGCTGAACATCACCCTGATGAACGCACTGAAAAATCTCAGCCAAAGCGA CAATCGGCCCAAATCCCGCAAAGAGGCGTCGCTGCTTCTCTGCTCCCTGTGGTCGGACAAAGATTTACAAAGCTTCATGAAGAAG CAAGGGATCAGAAAGTCCTCGTTCGTGAACGACCTCACCTTGTCGGCACTGAAGTCGGTCCAAGTTGTCAAGTGA
- the pkp1b gene encoding plakophilin-1 isoform X1, whose protein sequence is MTSLDPLKSVISLGNVDDTSLALPSGNQSRSGHQRVLEQVQTMRRSRSRHSSSGRSASSGGRSASTSMSPTSPLYDPVFLEPFKSQSDAANGSVFVGNGVSKTLNAEKSVKRQVVINCKESAVERNPAAAAYHNGRSYTVTAGQTKTSRSEPDLAWQRSPSKRSVPLRGFVSGKGTNRAERTTSQIITSTWKTLPNRGQESQTDGAFKALSKLSVAEGTSKNKVHSGTNGHSGVADITMKEAVEYLSNSGDTFQHCGASYIQHNTFIDDKAKEEVLKLNGIPPLVALLRSPKSQVCQTASAALRNLSFKSNSTKEAIHRRGGITEAVALLRDTDSVELQKQLTGLLWNLSSANELKPDLLKSALPVLMERVILPYTTGPDRTDSNSQDPEILFHATGCLRNLSSANQNNRQVMRKCRGLVDSLVSYVTDCVEAGRPDDKSVENCVCVLHNLTFQLEAEAPTLFSRITALARTVDRSQSHDDVGPISCFSPQSKSAEHEDHFDYPVVEDPQPSGAGWLFHSKTLESYLNLLASSQRDDTLEACFGTLQNLTGHGGVVSRVMSQTIVHKLNGLQVITPHLKSNKIVLQRNAVALVGNLTKNPGLHSPIARKALPELVNIITAGSGVGYECDDTLSMACRTANSLFVKEPEAGKRLLNITLMNALKNLSQSDNRPKSRKEASLLLCSLWSDKDLQSFMKKVCWIKFKQILASFGTSLVGTSRKICASGLGKLISTFPIQSHVIGVVLNNLL, encoded by the exons atgacgagcCTGGATCCCCTGAAATCCGTCATTTCCCTCGGGAACGTGGACGACACCTCGCTGGCCCTGCCGTCCGGGAACCAGAGCAGGTCCGGCCACCAGCGCGTCCTGGAGCAAGTGCAGACGATGAGGAGAAGCAGGTCGAGGCACTCGAGCAGCGGCAGGAGCGCGTCCAGCGGCGGCAGGAGCGCGTCCACCTCCATGTCCCCGACCA GCCCTTTGTACGACCCCGTGTTCCTGGAGCCTTTCAAGTCTCAGTCGGACGCGGCTAATGGAAGTGTTTTCGTCGGCAATGGCGTGTCTAAAACC CTCAACGCTGAGAAGAGCGTGAAGAGGCAAGTCGTCATCAACTGCAAGGAATCTGCCGTCGAGAGGAATCCAGCAGCCGCTGCCTACCACAACGGGAGGAGTTACACCGTGACTGCCGGTCAAACCAAAACCAGCCGCAGCGAGCCCGACTTGGCGTGGCAGCGCTCGCCGTCCAAGCGCTCCGTTCCCCTGCGGGGATTCGTCTCCGGCAAGGGCACCAACAGGGCAGAAAGGACCACCAGTCAGATTATCACCTCCACATGGAAAACTCTGCCCAACCGGGGCCAAGAGAGCCAAACCGATGGCGCTTTCAAAGCGCTTTCAAAGCTTTCGGTCGCCGAGGGTACGTCCAAGAACAAAGTACATTCTGG AACAAACGGCCACAGTGGAGTTGCAGATATCACTATGAAGGAGGCTGTGGAGTATCTGTCCAACAGCGGCGACACGTTTCAGCACTGTGGCGCGTCCTACATCCAGCACAACACTTTCATTGACGACAAGGCTAAAGAGGAG GTGTTGAAGCTCAACGGGATCCCTCCTCTGGTGGCTCTGCTGCGCAGCCCCAAGTCGCAGGTCTGCCAAACGGCCTCCGCTGCCCTCCGTAACCTGTCCTTCAAAAGCAACAGTACCAAGGAGGCCATACATCGCAGGGGCGGCATCACGGAGGCCGTGGCCCTGCTCAGAGACACGGATTCTGTCGAGCTGCAGAAACAGCTGACAG gtctCCTGTGGAACTTGTCCTCTGCGAACGAGCTGAAGCCCGACCTGCTGAAGAGTGCCTTGCCGGTCTTGATGGAGCGCGTGATCCTGCCTTACACTACAGGTCCCGACCGGACCGACAGTAACAGCCAAGACCCTGAGATCTTGTTTCACGCCACCGGATGTCTAAG AAACCTGAGCAGCGCCAACCAAAACAACAGGCAGGTGATGAGAAAATGCCGAGGCTTGGTCGACTCGTTGGTCAGTTACGTGACCGACTGCGTGGAAGCGGGACGACCCGATGACAAg TCTGTAGAAAACTGCGTGTGCGTCCTGCACAACCTGACGTTTCAGCTGGAGGCCGAGGCGCCGACTCTGTTCAGCAGGATCACGGCTCTGGCCAGGACCGTCGACAGGAGCCAAAGCCACGACGACGTCGGCCCCATCAGCTGCTTCAGTCCGCAGAGCAAATCGGCAGAACACGAG GATCACTTTGACTACCCGGTGGTCGAGGATCCGCAGCCCAGCGGGGCGGGCTGGCTGTTCCACTCCAAAACTCTGGAGAGTTACCTGAATCTGCTCGCCTCCAGCCAGCGAGACGACACGCTGGAAGCCTGTTTTGGAACGCTGCAGAACCTCACGGGGCACGGAGGCGTC GTCTCCAGAGTAATGAGCCAGACCATTGTGCACAAGCTGAATGGCCTGCAGGTTATAACCCCGCATTTGAAGTCCAACAAGATCGTCTTACAGAGGAATGCTGTGGCTTTGGTGGGAAACTTGACCAAGAACCCAGGCCTGCACAGTCCCATAG CCCGTAAAGCTCTGCCAGAGCTGGTGAACATCATCACCGCAGGCAGCGGTGTGGGGTACGAGTGCGACGACACTCTGTCCATGGCCTGTCGTACCGCCAACAGCCTGTTCGTGAAGGAGCCGGAGGCGGGCAAACGGCTGCTGAACATCACCCTGATGAACGCACTGAAAAATCTCAGCCAAAGCGA CAATCGGCCCAAATCCCGCAAAGAGGCGTCGCTGCTTCTCTGCTCCCTGTGGTCGGACAAAGATTTACAAAGCTTCATGAAGAAG
- the smpd2b gene encoding sphingomyelin phosphodiesterase 2: MANAESVRVRVFNLNCWGIRYLSKHCGQRYAMIGDMLCKEEHDIVLLQEVWSEKDYLSLKKKLACSHPHSHYFKSGVIGSGLALFSKHRIHDTFLYRYSLNGYPYMAHHGDWFGGKAVGMAVLSIASLTANVYVTHLHAEYCRDKDAYLPHRVVQAWELQQFVRHTSAGADVVILGGDLNMHPQDLGNRLLRSYTGLRDSYLETDQFDGCEDGITLIADNPFISKKELIPFEKGIRIDYILFKGSPKTDIFCDSMSTTKGSVRDHPFPYSDHEALTSELRLESHTPPGTGRDERSKDQDTATGKLAELVDIVTEARTEVKVGLHCAESMRYTAARTGVMGLALLFLELAIAAVPWLALGADQPFPRTSFYLLAGLCFAILLTTSLLYVFYTMELKSLQGAEDQMRLAVGSLQESLRGFPLAQAHSTQRKPPDGLGALDPEE, from the exons ATGGCGAACGCAGAGTCTGTCCGGGTGCGGGTCTTCAATCTGAACTGCTG gggGATCCGTTACCTCAGCAAACACTGTGGTCAGCGCTATGCCATGATTGGAGACATGTTGTGCAAGGAAGAGCACGATATTGTCTTACTGCAAGAG GTGTGGAGTGAGAAGGACTACCTGTCCCTGAAAAAGAAGCTCGCCTGTAGCCACCCTCATTCTCATTACTTCAAGAG CGGAGTCATAGGAAGTGGACTGGCCCTTTTCTCCAAACACAGAATCCATGACACATTTCTCTATCGCTACTCGCTGAATGGTTATCCATACATG GCTCACCACGGAGACTGGTTCGGAGGTAAAGCCGTTGGGATGGCCGTCTTGAGCATTGCCAGCCTGACTGCAAATGTCTATGTTACTCAT CTGCATGCGGAGTACTGCAGAGACAAGGACGCCTACCTACCTCACCGAGTGGTTCAGGCCtgggagctgcagcagttcgTTCG GCACACCTCCGCTGGAGCAGACGTGGTCATTCTAGGTGGTGACCTCAACATGCATCCCCAGGACCTCGGGAACAGACTGCTGAGGTCTTACACCGGACTCCGAGACTCGTATTTAGAAACTGATCAATTTGAT GGATGTGAGGATGGTATCACTCTAATCGCTGACAACCCCTTCATCAGTAAAAAGGAGCTCATTCCCTTCGAGAAGGGAATCCGAATCGACTACATCCTGTTCAAG GGCTCTCCTAAAACGGACATTTTCTGCGACTCCATGTCCACCACCAAAGGCTCCGTCAGGGACCATCCCTTCCCTTACTCCGATCACGAGGCTCTGACCTCTGAGCTGAGGCTGGAGTCTCACACTCCGCCTGGGACCGGGAGAGACGAGCGATCGAAAGATCAGGACACTGCTACAG GGAAGCTGGCCGAGTTGGTCGACATTGTGACCGAGGCCCGTACGGAGGTCAAAGTAGGCCTGCACTGTGCGGAGAGCATGCGCTACACGGCGGCTCGCACCGGGGTGATGGGGTTGGCCCTGCTGTTCCTGGAGCTGGCCATCGCCGCCGTGCCCTGGTTGGCCCTGGGAGCGGACCAGCCGTTCCCCCGCACCTCCTTCTACCTGCTGGCGGGGCTGTGCTTCGCCATCCTGCTCACCACCTCCCTGCTGTACGTCTTCTACACCATGGAGCTGAAATCTCTCCAGGGGGCCGAGGACCAGATGAGACTGGCAGTGGGCAGTCTGCAGGAGAGCCTCAGGGGCTTCCCCCTGGCTCAGGCCCACAGCACACAGCGGAAGCCCCCGGACGGTCTCGGCGCCCTTGACCCAGAGGAATAA